A single genomic interval of Eptesicus fuscus isolate TK198812 chromosome 10, DD_ASM_mEF_20220401, whole genome shotgun sequence harbors:
- the BAG2 gene encoding BAG family molecular chaperone regulator 2 isoform X2 — protein MNVVVGLRTVSKVEALREAATAIEQEREILLEMIHSIQNSQDMRQISDGEREELNLTANRLMGRTLTVEVSVETIRNPQQQESLKHATRIIDEVVSKFLNDLGNAKSHLMSLYSACSSEVPPGPVDQKFQSIVIGCALEDQKKIKRRLETLLRNIESSDKAIKLLEHSKGAGSIALQQNADSRFN, from the exons GGTGGAAGCTTTAAGAGAAGCGGCAACTGCCattgagcaagagagagaaatccTCCTGGAAATGATCCACAGTATCCAGAACAGCCAGGACATGAGGCAGATCAGCGATG gagaaagagaagaattaaATCTGACCGCAAACCGTCTGATGGGACGAACCCTCACTGTTGAAGTTTCCGTGGAAACCATTAGAAACCCTCAGCAGCAGGAATCCCTGAAGCACGCCACCAGGATTATCGATGAGGTGGTCAGTAAGTTTCTGAATGATTTGGGAAATGCCAAGAGTCACTTGATGTCGCTGTACAGTGCGTGTTCGTCTGAGGTGCCGCCTGGGCCAGTTGATCAGAAGTTTCAATCCATAGTCATTGGCTGTGCACTTGAAGATCAGAAGAAAATTAAGAGACGCTTGGAGACTCTGCTTAGAAATATTGAAAGCTCCGACAAGGCCATCAAGCTGCTAGAGCATTCTAAAGGAGCGGGCTCCATAGCTCTGCAACAGAATGCTGACAGCAGATTTAATTAG